One Echinicola strongylocentroti DNA window includes the following coding sequences:
- a CDS encoding NUDIX hydrolase, with protein MTQEEVIDKLALRIKTPLPGKAGQIKMAPKPMDEARFAQEQIDNARIGAVLILLYPNGKDCMVPFIKRPDYDGTHGGQVSLPGGKKEPTDANLEETALRETEEEIGVPATKVKLLGKLSRLYIPPSNFLVTPFVGYVDELPLFTPDPREVARIIHCDFKTLVDNRIRKETTIKVRGDFMLQAPYFDIDKEVVWGATAMILAELMMIWEKKINDFN; from the coding sequence ATGACACAGGAGGAAGTAATAGACAAATTGGCTCTGCGTATCAAAACACCGCTTCCAGGAAAGGCAGGCCAGATCAAGATGGCTCCGAAGCCTATGGATGAAGCCCGATTTGCACAGGAGCAAATCGACAATGCACGCATAGGCGCTGTCCTTATCCTGCTCTATCCCAATGGGAAAGACTGTATGGTGCCTTTTATCAAACGTCCTGATTATGATGGGACCCACGGAGGACAAGTTTCGCTTCCCGGTGGAAAAAAAGAACCTACGGATGCCAACCTTGAGGAAACGGCTTTGCGGGAGACAGAAGAGGAAATCGGTGTACCCGCCACTAAGGTAAAACTACTGGGCAAGCTCTCTAGGCTTTACATTCCACCAAGTAATTTTCTGGTAACACCTTTTGTTGGCTACGTAGACGAATTGCCCCTATTCACTCCTGACCCAAGAGAAGTGGCCAGAATTATCCATTGTGATTTTAAGACGTTGGTGGACAATAGGATACGTAAGGAAACGACCATAAAGGTACGGGGAGATTTTATGCTTCAGGCACCGTATTTTGACATTGACAAGGAAGTGGTCTGGGGTGCCACAGCCATGATCTTAGCTGAATTGATGATGATCTGGGAAAAGAAAATCAATGACTTTAACTAG